The Thermodesulfobacteriota bacterium DNA segment GGTTGAAATTAACTCCTATGAACTCGTTGTAATCCCCAAATAAATATAATGCCAAAGGGCGATATATCAATAGATTTTTATACCCTGATAAATTCCTTAACTATTTTCTATCACTCAATAATATCACTTAGAAAATTTTGTAGGATTTGATTGAATTCAATAGGCTTCTCCTGCAGTATGAAGTGACCGGACCCTTTTATTTGATGAAACTCTGATCCGTAGATATTTTGGTGCAGGTACTCGCCATATTTGGTCGGCGTAAGGATATCTTTATCTGAAGAGACTATTAGCGAAGGAACATTTATCTTATCTAGCTTATTTAATATATTAAACTCATTGCAGGCAATTAGATCGCCGTAGCTCACCTCTGGTCTAATATTTAATAAACCGTCTCTAAATTCATGCTTTAATTGTTCAGATGAATCTTCAGCGAACATTCTCTGTGATGCCAGCTCGCAAAATTCTTTGTAATTATCCTTAGCGGCTATAAGTGTTTGTTGAGCTACGCTTAGTTTTGCCCCCGTTGCAACTAAGACGATTGCGCAGACTATCTCAGGGTTTTGAATTGCTATTTGCATTGCAATCCCTCCGCCCATTGAATGACCTATCAATATTGGTCTTTTTAGATTTAAAGTTTCAATGAACTCGAGAAGAAAACTCTTATACCCGGATACGGTACTAAATCCATCACCTTCGGACTTGCCATGACCCGGCAAATCAATAG contains these protein-coding regions:
- a CDS encoding alpha/beta hydrolase, which gives rise to MSEVIINKTKINFIQAQNFDKARPALLFIHGAGQSSSTWRFQEVEFGPSKSNFIAIDLPGHGKSEGDGFSTVSGYKSFLLEFIETLNLKRPILIGHSMGGGIAMQIAIQNPEIVCAIVLVATGAKLSVAQQTLIAAKDNYKEFCELASQRMFAEDSSEQLKHEFRDGLLNIRPEVSYGDLIACNEFNILNKLDKINVPSLIVSSDKDILTPTKYGEYLHQNIYGSEFHQIKGSGHFILQEKPIEFNQILQNFLSDIIE